A stretch of Myxococcus hansupus DNA encodes these proteins:
- a CDS encoding serine/threonine-protein kinase, protein MRPEYEAELHIAVVEGLIDEKHVAALRDEAHREQQSPLSLLAGRRALSPETLASLRRIAVEVAAPTRQEQEGAATLERTPSPAPHASKVPVFPVPGWERYQGVRFLGQGGMGQVFLARDLRLRRNVALKFVRSDNPEQFQRSLLEARAQARVEHERVCQVYEVGEVEGRPYIAMQFIDGQPLHEFNPTLGIEQKVVLLRDVAEGVQAAHRAGLIHRDIKPSNILVERTEDGRLKPYVMDFGLARDWTSRDAGATGAMAGTPYFMAPEQARGEVATLDRRADVYSLGATLYHLLTGRFPVSGENALEVLGRIATEEPRPLRAWVPDIPAELEAIVRKCLEKERAARYASPRALVEDLDRFLSGEPVRALSAGLGYRLRKKARKHRGAVAVAGGALVAVALAVGWAGFTSRQSARREQLVRRFTEKANHLEALARYSALSRLHDTRVDRQEIRDEMARLEAEIDAAGVLAVGPGHDALGHGHLALGDDAAALKQLEAAWASGFHAPRTAWALALVLGRLYQDGLHEAERLRSPEQREARLADVRRRYRDPALGYLRQSQGANIASPDYMAALIAFYEDRLDEALARLDAMGSPRAWFHEARQLRGDILRTRAARRWNQGDGEGARADFEAGRRAYIAAIDVAQSVPGLHLAQAELEFDVLLMELYGRGDILPAFTRGTEAVSRALHALPDSAEARRLESGFYRRMAEHQMNHGQDAEAMLRKAVDTAREALSLAPAWSQARLQLGRGFWSWGQSLQQRNQDPRESLLRASAEFERIPDAERNYEFYIDLGLIFGTWAAYEQQRGEDSLPHLDKALAAYSAATRLSADLSDGWLNLGGAYLKRSAAPRSPAPDADLEQARMALDKARALNPKHVATYFFLAQSEEASARRRRARGDDARPHWGRALDHYREGSALNPQLPQLLIGAGLVRFEQAKEAWDRGESPFALLEDARATMERAIAAAPQQGFAYHNVAEVLLLRANYQRVLSESPEASLQSAKDFARQAIERLPAFAQPNINLARAHAALALFQFERQRDPRAELARAAQALARALALSGGNAEGWQWEAEVRALRARWQARQGQGRHDDFAAASSTFQKAVELGPEREAARLASGRFHREWGTWRMARGEDSGPALAQGLADVEAALALRPGWPEARLLHGQLLLLRAGAAPHSDARESSLRDAREELTGASSANRHLEREARESLRGTGP, encoded by the coding sequence TGAACAGCAGAGCCCTTTGTCACTGCTCGCGGGCAGGCGCGCCCTCTCTCCGGAAACGCTCGCTTCCCTCAGGCGCATCGCCGTGGAGGTGGCCGCTCCCACCCGTCAGGAGCAGGAGGGCGCGGCGACGCTGGAACGAACGCCGTCACCAGCGCCTCACGCTTCGAAGGTCCCGGTCTTCCCTGTGCCAGGCTGGGAGCGCTACCAAGGGGTTCGCTTTCTCGGCCAGGGGGGCATGGGCCAGGTCTTCCTCGCCCGGGACCTGCGGCTGCGCCGCAACGTGGCGCTGAAGTTCGTTCGCAGCGACAACCCCGAACAGTTCCAACGCTCGCTCCTGGAGGCCCGCGCCCAGGCCCGGGTGGAACACGAGCGTGTGTGTCAGGTGTATGAGGTGGGGGAGGTCGAGGGCCGCCCGTACATCGCGATGCAGTTCATCGATGGCCAGCCGCTGCACGAATTCAACCCGACGCTGGGCATCGAGCAGAAAGTGGTGCTGCTCAGGGACGTGGCGGAGGGCGTCCAGGCCGCCCATCGGGCAGGTCTCATCCACCGGGACATCAAGCCGTCCAACATCCTGGTTGAACGCACGGAGGACGGACGGCTCAAGCCGTACGTGATGGACTTTGGTCTGGCGCGCGACTGGACGTCGCGGGACGCGGGCGCCACCGGGGCCATGGCGGGCACTCCGTACTTCATGGCGCCCGAGCAGGCGCGGGGCGAGGTGGCCACGTTGGATCGCCGCGCGGACGTCTACAGCCTCGGCGCCACGCTCTACCACCTGCTGACAGGCCGGTTTCCGGTCTCCGGCGAGAACGCGCTGGAGGTGCTTGGCCGCATCGCCACGGAGGAGCCGCGTCCGCTCCGGGCGTGGGTGCCGGACATCCCAGCGGAACTCGAGGCCATCGTGCGCAAGTGCCTCGAAAAGGAGCGCGCGGCCCGTTATGCGTCGCCCCGTGCCCTCGTCGAGGACCTGGACCGATTCCTGTCAGGCGAGCCGGTCCGCGCGCTGTCCGCGGGCCTGGGCTACCGGCTGCGAAAGAAGGCGCGCAAGCACCGGGGCGCGGTGGCGGTGGCGGGGGGGGCGCTCGTGGCGGTCGCGCTCGCGGTGGGCTGGGCCGGCTTCACCTCGCGCCAGTCCGCGCGCCGCGAGCAGCTCGTCCGCCGTTTCACGGAGAAGGCCAATCACCTGGAGGCCCTGGCGCGTTACTCCGCGCTCTCCCGGCTCCACGACACGCGCGTCGACCGTCAGGAGATTCGCGATGAAATGGCCCGCTTGGAAGCGGAGATCGACGCCGCGGGGGTGCTCGCGGTGGGGCCGGGGCACGACGCGTTGGGGCACGGCCACCTCGCGCTGGGAGACGATGCGGCGGCCTTGAAGCAACTGGAGGCGGCCTGGGCCAGTGGCTTTCATGCGCCGCGCACCGCGTGGGCGTTGGCGCTCGTGTTGGGGCGCCTGTACCAGGACGGCCTTCACGAAGCCGAGCGCCTGCGCAGCCCCGAGCAGCGGGAAGCGCGACTGGCGGATGTGCGCCGTCGTTACCGGGATCCCGCCCTGGGCTACCTCCGCCAGAGTCAGGGCGCGAACATCGCCTCACCTGATTACATGGCCGCGCTTATCGCCTTCTACGAGGACCGCCTCGATGAGGCGCTGGCCCGCTTGGATGCCATGGGGTCACCTCGCGCCTGGTTCCACGAGGCGCGTCAGCTCCGTGGGGACATCCTTCGGACACGCGCGGCGCGGCGATGGAACCAGGGGGACGGGGAGGGCGCCCGCGCGGACTTCGAGGCGGGCCGCCGGGCCTACATCGCGGCGATCGACGTGGCCCAGAGCGTTCCCGGTCTGCACCTGGCCCAGGCGGAGCTCGAGTTCGACGTACTGCTGATGGAGCTGTATGGCCGCGGAGACATCCTCCCAGCCTTCACGCGTGGCACGGAGGCGGTTTCGCGCGCGCTTCATGCGCTCCCGGACTCCGCCGAAGCCAGGCGGCTGGAGTCGGGCTTCTACCGCCGCATGGCCGAGCACCAGATGAACCACGGCCAGGACGCGGAGGCGATGCTGCGCAAGGCTGTCGATACGGCGCGTGAAGCGTTGAGCCTGGCTCCCGCGTGGAGCCAGGCGCGGCTTCAGCTCGGCCGGGGTTTTTGGAGCTGGGGGCAGTCCCTCCAACAGCGCAACCAGGACCCCCGCGAGTCATTGCTGCGAGCCAGCGCGGAGTTCGAGCGCATCCCGGATGCGGAGCGGAACTACGAATTCTACATCGACCTCGGACTGATTTTCGGAACCTGGGCGGCTTACGAGCAGCAACGCGGTGAGGATTCGCTTCCCCATCTCGACAAGGCCCTGGCCGCGTATTCGGCGGCAACCCGGCTGAGCGCGGACCTGTCCGACGGGTGGCTCAACCTGGGCGGTGCGTACCTCAAGCGGAGCGCGGCTCCCAGGAGCCCGGCGCCGGATGCGGACCTGGAGCAGGCGCGGATGGCGCTCGACAAAGCGCGCGCACTGAATCCCAAGCACGTGGCCACCTACTTCTTCCTGGCCCAGTCAGAAGAGGCGTCGGCAAGGCGGCGTCGGGCTCGGGGCGATGATGCCCGGCCCCATTGGGGTCGGGCGCTCGACCATTACCGGGAGGGCAGTGCCCTCAATCCCCAGTTGCCACAACTCCTGATTGGCGCGGGCCTGGTGCGGTTTGAACAGGCGAAGGAGGCCTGGGACCGAGGTGAGTCTCCGTTCGCGTTGCTGGAGGATGCCCGGGCGACGATGGAGCGGGCCATCGCCGCGGCGCCGCAGCAGGGCTTCGCGTACCACAATGTCGCTGAGGTGCTGCTGCTGCGCGCGAATTATCAGCGCGTGCTCTCGGAGTCTCCGGAGGCGAGCCTTCAGTCCGCGAAGGACTTCGCTCGACAGGCCATCGAACGTCTTCCTGCTTTCGCCCAGCCGAACATCAATCTGGCGCGGGCCCACGCGGCGTTGGCCCTGTTCCAGTTCGAAAGGCAGCGAGACCCACGAGCGGAGCTCGCCCGTGCCGCTCAGGCGCTTGCCCGGGCGTTGGCGCTCAGTGGTGGCAACGCGGAAGGCTGGCAATGGGAGGCGGAGGTCCGCGCGCTGCGGGCGCGTTGGCAGGCCCGGCAGGGGCAGGGGCGGCATGATGACTTCGCGGCGGCCTCAAGCACGTTTCAGAAAGCCGTGGAGCTGGGGCCCGAGCGGGAGGCGGCACGGCTCGCCTCTGGCCGGTTTCATCGGGAGTGGGGGACCTGGCGCATGGCGCGAGGCGAGGACTCGGGGCCGGCTTTGGCACAGGGGCTCGCGGACGTTGAGGCCGCGCTGGCGCTAAGACCCGGGTGGCCCGAGGCGCGCCTACTCCACGGACAACTCCTGCTGCTCCGCGCCGGAGCGGCGCCTCACTCCGACGCGCGGGAATCCTCACTTCGAGATGCGAGGGAGGAACTCACGGGGGCCTCGTCCGCCAACCGCCACCTGGAACGCGAAGCGCGCGAGTCGCTCCGAGGCACCGGGCCTTAA